The Arvicanthis niloticus isolate mArvNil1 chromosome 9, mArvNil1.pat.X, whole genome shotgun sequence genomic interval CATCCTGAAGGAAGACATGGAGTATGCTCCTGCTGACCCTTGCCCACTTTGCTCTTCTCTTGGAGGATGGTCTGCACTGAGATTAGAAAAATGGAAGATGCCCTTAAAGAGTATCAGAGAAAGACTGAATAGTCCATGGGAGTTCTCTGGAAACAACTCTACTCCAATGttctgctgttttgttgttttttaaaatattttatcttctatttctgGCAGTAATGGAGCTGACCAGTCTCTATGAATTGCCTTAACTCTTCCAGAGCACAAATATAAGGCACTGCGTGAGAGAACCAGCAGACAAAATATCCACAGAGACCATCTTGTGCTGGAACACTGCCATGTTTTGCTGTATACAcagcatgtatatctatgtatctagtGTCCTCCTGACACAGGCACATGGCTATGTATATGTTCAGCTGAGGTGACTGGAGCTCAGCCTAAGAGTGTTCAAGGTAACACTTGGAGGAAATGGTATATTGTGGGTAGAAAAAAACTTCTGGATTCAGAGATTACAATTCCCTATATttgctatataaatatattaagaatactggttttaaaaatagagtaaaaaCAGCTACAAATAGAATAAGTACATACCCAATCCATGAGACCTCTTTCATTGGGAAGGACTGGTTTCTTTCACACAATCCTTCTCATTCAAATTCACCCAAAATAGTAAAACTCTGACTGTAATGTTCCTGGCAATTGAGATGTTTTACAAGAAAACCATTAAGATGCTGTTCCTGCTCAAGGGAAACACACATATGCTAAATAGAAAAGACACCATCTATGATGTGTGTAGTATTTAATGTTGAAGGAACTCACACATTGAAGCAGCTACCATGGAACACAGGACAAAGTAATGTCTCAGCTTATGACAGGTGAGATGGTCTGTGGGGTTTAAGCTGAAGCTGAGTTCTTCAGTGGAATAAAGGCATATGGGCCACTGTGTTTTTCTGAAGGAAGAAGAGTGGTCTGAGAGTTATACTTGTGGATTTGTTCAGAATGAGGCATTGTTCCAcacttttctcagcttctgagaAATATGAACAAAAACATCATCCTCCATACTGATTCTAACATAAGAAACACCTTTTTCTCTGTAATGGGCATTGGGATCTCAGCAAAcagtttccttcttctctttcacaTCCTTAAGTTCATTCGTGGGCACAGGCCCAGACTCACTGACCTGCCCATTGGAATCTTGTCCTTAATCCACCTACTAATGCTACTGGTCATGGCATTTATAGCCACAGACATTTTCATTTATTGGAGGGGATGGGATGATATCATATGTAAATTCCTTGTCTACCTGCACAGAATTTTGAGAGGTCTCTCCCTTTGTACCACTACCCTTTTGAGTGTCCTCCAGGCCATCATCCTCAGTCCCAGAAGCTCCTGTTTAGCAAAGTTCAAGCACAAATCTCCCCATCACATCTCATGTGCCATTCTTTTGCCGAGTGTCCTCTATATGTTAATTAGCAGTCGTCTCTTACTATCAATCATTGCCACCCCCAATCTGACCATGAATGACTTCATTTATGTTACTCAGTCCTGCTCTAGTCTACCCTTGAGTCACCTCATGCAGAGTATGTTTACTACACTGCTGGTCATCAGGGAAGTCTTTCTTATTAGTCTCATGGTCATCTCGACTTGGTACATGGTGGCTCTCTTGTGCAGGCACAGGAAACAGGCCCAACATCTAGAAGGTACCAGTCTTTCCCCAAAAGCATCCCCAGAGCAAAGGGCCACCCAGACCGTCCTGATGCTCATGAGCTTCTTTGTGCTGATGTCCATCTTTGACAGCATCGTCTCCTGCTCAAGAACTATGTTCCTGAATGAACCAACGTCTTACTCTATCCAACTCTTTGTGATACACATTTATGCCACAGTCAGCCCTTTTGTGTTTATGAGCAGTGAAAAGCATATCGTTAACTATTTGAGGTCCATGTGTGATAAATGTTTGAGTCTTCGTTGACAGGCAAGATCCTTTAAGAAAATCCAATGTGCTAGCATCAGAAATGTCAATCGTTGCATGCTCTCTATGTGTTTTGTCAGATGtgaaatatgatttttttgttaaaatgattttctttaaccAACATGATGGTAAACATGTACCAGAAGATTAAACCACAAATCCTTCCATATATGACaagtatgtttttcattttattttattttattcttaaatgagtcTTTAAGGAAGCCCTGTGTGGTAGTTCTTGCTCATCTTCTTAAATATCCAACACTGTGAGTATGTCACTACTTCAAATACATTTTGATGTTTAAATTTTCTGTTGTATATATTTTGACAAATAAAGATTTCTTGCCAAAAGTAGTGCTATGATCCCGAAAGAAAAGGAATTAcacaaataattttcaaagcaGAATTATGTGCAAAATGTACACAGCAACTTGTACAGTTATACTAAGAATAACAGGTTTTAAAATTCCCAggatttaaaatagaaacaacagtCTACAATTAACAGAATGTATGGCCAAAACATGGCTTCTGCATGGTATGTGACAGTGTGCAATCCTTAAGTGCAAGGCAATTCCAGAACAGGGTGCTGTGAAATGGAGCCCTTAACAACAGGAAATCTCCACAGCACACTGGCCAGCTTTCTGGTGGTTCAAGACTCTACCCCACAGCTGTCCTGAAACCCTGCTCCTCTCCTTCAGTCTGCACTATAAATAGCTTCTGGTAATTCTGCTTTGGGGGAAGCATTACTGCTTATGAGGCAGCTGAATACACTGTATTAAGAAGTTTAATAACCCAACCCAACATAAGTCACTCTAGATTGCTAAAGTAAGCAGGCAGggggtataaaaatattttcagaaatttaCTTGGAGCTCAGCTTTTGAATTGATGTCCTCTGGGCTCATTGTTTCTATATTGTAAGCTGACTTCTGGCTTCATCTTGGTTGTCTTGCTCTCGGTCATTTTCAGCAACAGTGGATCACAGACAAACCATGAACTTGCTGTGGAAAGTACGATAAACtagtgagagaaaagaaagtttcCTTGAATTGACTAATAAAGGGTAGCAATACAGTTATACTCAGAGAcacaaaatacattcttttttgtAAGTTCAAGAAAACCACAACAAATTTTGGCTTTTTCTTGGTGGACAGacttttttaattgaatattttatttatacttcagatgtcatcccctttccacatcccccccttagaaaacccctattccatgcccccttttactttttgcatttatacatgtttttaaaatgtgaatcaaaggctttataaatttggtaatgctcaatcagaggtgtaacccactacccaacctagatatatcaactatctttgaatggtggagacacgggaatatctgcctccctgtctcccccctttctctctttttttctctctcatcacctagcttctcatctcctacttctcctcctctccttactccttctcttcctctcagtactcctcccaccttagctcctcctacacatcacccttcctgttaaaataaaacttttctctcaaaatacaattagagcttaattatgccaatttgtaccagtgaggtacaagggtagtcctaatacccagtccattattttgttgactaaccagaacctctgtcatctatcctaactaaaacacttagttcggaacctggcttttcccttggctttagaacaaatgtcagctgaaaaccatacaCTCAaatctctcaaggtaaatagccagtattggctatgagactataagttttcaaccccgtcagaaatccagaatgactgagttaactaaaattgtgggaagcacaaagcatagcttctaaaacttagccaatttatagagacctctgaacacctggacacacccttgctacaaaacattggagcatctgttcttaaGCAATTACACTAAAATCTGGAgcaagacaaggctgctcactctcttcatgcctattcaatatagtgtttCAATTTCTACCTACAGCTGTAATACAGCAAAAGattaaagagatacaaattgaaatgaagaagttaaagtattaatatttgcagatgacatgacaGTATACATAGGTGTCTTCAAATCTTCAACAAGGAAACTCCTGTATTTGATAAACACATTCAGTTAAGTGTCTGAATACAAGATTAACAAAAAAATAATCAGTAGTCCTCCTACATAGAaataataaacaggctgaaaaagaaatcagagaatgaatatcctccacaatagccacaaattatataaaatattttgtagtaactctaaccaagcaagtgaaagatctgtatgacaataatttAATATCAttggagaaagaaattgaggaagatatcaaaagatggaaatatCCTCCATGGTAATGGATCActaggattaacacagtaaaatgGCCATTCTAATAAAAAGCAATCCACAAAGTCATGGCAAtacccataaaaattccaacagaaCACATCAAAGACCTTGAAAGTACAATACTAAGCTTCAtatttacaaacaaaaacaagaaagcaaacaaacaaaaaccagatagttaaaacaatcctctgtataaaaagaacttctggaggtaccACCAACCCAGATGAAATCTTTACTAcagagctgtagtaataaaaTCCACATCATATTTGCATAAAATCAAACAAGTTGATCAATGGTATTGAATTAAAGCCCAGATGTAAATCCACAAACACAtggataattaattttttataaagaaaccagAACTATAAAATGCAGGgggcagcatcttcaacaaatgttgctggacTTACTAGGTTGCTCTGTGTGGAAgtatgcaaatagatccatatctgtaactctgcacaaaactcaagtccagtcCCCACAGACCCACCCACTGCCACCTCTCCACCTAAGAATTCATGTACCCttgggcatcaaaccttcacaggatcatgggcctctcctcccattgatgtctgtcaaggaaatcctctgctacatatggggctggagtcataggtccctccatgagtactctttgtttggtggtttagttctgGAAAGCtgtgggagttctggttggttggtattattgttcttcctatggggttgcaaaccccttcagctccttcagtcctttctctaactcctccatatTGGACCACAAGGAGACCTtgttctcagtccaatggttagctgtgagcctctgcctgtacatttgtcaggctctggcagagcctctcaggaaacagttatATCAGTCTGCtatcagcatgcatttcttgacatccacagtagtgtctgggtttagtaactgtatatgggatggattcccagatggggcagtctttGAATGGCCTTTCTTCCAGTCTGTGACTTTGTCTCTCTATTTGCTCCTATGAGcattttattcccctttctgaGAATGACCGAAGCACCCAAACTTCAgttgtctttcttcttgagcttcatgtagtctatgAATTGGATCTtggtattccaagcatttgggttaatatccacttatcagtgattgcataccatgagtgttcttttgtgactggggatgatattttctagttccatccatttgcctaaggatttcatgaagtaatttttaatagctaagtagtattcctttatgtaaatataccacattttctgtatccattcctcttttgagggacatctgggttatttccagcttctgcctaatataaataagtctgctctgaacatagtggagaatgtgtccatgtatatgttggagaatcttttgggtataatcCCAAAAGTGATATagcagggtcctcaggtaatactatgacCAATTTTTTGAGGCGCTACCAGACTAACTTCCAAAGTACCAGCTTGCAAACTCgacaacaatagaggagtgttcctctttctccacaacttTGGCAGCATCTGCCATcccctgagttttttatcttagccattctgattgatgtgaggtggaatctcaggatagTTTCGATTtggatttctctgatgactaaggatgttgaacattatttcaggtgcttctcagacattcaacattcctcagttgagaattctttgtttacctctgtaccccatttttaatagggttgtttgattctctagagtctaatttcttgagtcttTGTATGTAGTGGATATTAACCacctattggatgtaggattggtaaagaacttTCCCTAATCTattagttgctgttttgtcctgttgacactatcttttgccttacagaagctttgcaattatatgaggtcccacttgtctaTTCTTGATCTCAGTgcataagccatttgtgttctaATCAGGAAGTTTCCCCTGTTCCCATGGGTTAGAGGGTCTTcccctatttttcttctgttactttcagtgtacctggttttatgtggggaTCCTttacccacttggacttgagctttgtacaagtagATGAGAACAGGtaaatttacattcttctacatgctgacctccagttgaatcagcatcatttgttgaaaatgttcttttttctaCTGATGGTTTTTGCTCCTTCATCACAGATCaagtgtgtggattcatttctaggtcttcaattccaCTCCATTattcaacctgtctgtctctgtaccaataccatacagttttttatcactattgctttgtaatacagcttgagatcagaaATAGTGTTGACTGCAGAATTTTTTATGGTTGacaatcattttcttttcttttcttttttctttcctttcttcctttcttcctttcttccttccttccttccttccttcctttctttctttctttcttttctctctctctctctctctctctctctctctctctctctctctctctctctttctttctttctttctctttttttttgttttatgagacagggtttctctgtgtagccctggctgtcctggaacccactctgtagaccagactggccttgaactcagaaatccccctgcatctgcctcccaaatgtttgGAGTAAAGACAATAATTTTCAATATCCTGagatttgttattccaaatgaatgtgAATATTGCtatttctaactctatgaagaattgaattggaattttttggagactgcattgaatctgtaaattgctttcagcaagatgatcacttttactatattaatcctgccaatctatgaggatgaaagatctttccatcttctgagatcagctttgatttctttcttcagggaactgaagttcttgtcatacaaatcttacacttgcttggttagagtcacactgaggtattttatattatttgtgactattgtgaatggtgtcatttccctaatttctttctatgcctatttatcttttaagtagaggaaggctattgattgtTCAAgtcaattttatatccagccactttgctgaatttgtttatcatgtttaggagttctcagGTGGAATTTTTGGtctcacttaagtatactattatatcatttgcaaatagtgatattttgatttattcctttccaatttatatcactttgacctccttttgttgtctaattaatCTGATTAGCACTttaagtgctatattgaataggtagggagagagtgggctgCCTCactattaggtcttcttggaaggtctggtagaattctgcatgaAAACAATCTGGTcctggaatttgtttatttttttaaggtaggGAAAcgtttaatgactgctgctatttctttaggggttacgggactgtttagatggtttatctgatcctgatttaaatttggtacctggGATCTCTTTAGAAAGCTACCCATTTCatgcagattttccagttttgttgagtatactcttttgtagtagaatctgatgatttttttttgaatttttcaaactttctgttgttgttttccttttcagttctgattttgttaatttggatactgtctctgtgccctctggttagtcttgttaaaggtttatctatcttgttgattttctcaaagaaccagctgctGGTTTTGTTGAgtgtttgtatagttctttttgtttctagttggttgatttcagccctgagtttgagtattttctgcctctactcctcttgggtgtattcccttctttttgttcttgagtTTTCAAGCTGCtgtctctggatttctttttgtaggcacttagagctatgagtttttctcttaacactgccttcattgtgtcccacaagttttgatataatATGCCTTTAGTtacattaaattcttaaaagtctttaatttctttatttttccttgaccaggttatcattgagtagggcattgttTAGGTTCCATGTttatgtggactttctgttgattttgtcctcattgaagaccagtcttagttcatggtgatctgataggaggcatgggattatttcaatattttggaTCTGTTTCAGCCTGtattttgaccaattatatggccagttttgaagaaggtaccatgatgtgctgagaagaaggtatattcttttgtttagaatgatatgttctatagatatctgttaacttctcttagtttcactgtgtatctgtttagtttctgtttccatgatctgtccattgatgagaatggggtgttgaagtctcccactattattgtgtgaggtacaatgtgtgctttgagctttaataaagtttcttttatgaatgtgggtgcccttgcatttgaagtATACATagtcagaattgagagttcatcttaatagattttttcctttgatcagtataaagtgtccttccttattttttgataacatttggttgaaagttgattttattcgatattagaatggctactacagcttgtttcttggaaccatttgcttggaaaattgttttccagccttttactctgagatagtggcTGTTGTTCTAAGGTTCATTTCCTGTTtgcag includes:
- the LOC117715698 gene encoding vomeronasal type-1 receptor A11-like — its product is MNKNIILHTDSNIRNTFFSVMGIGISANSFLLLFHILKFIRGHRPRLTDLPIGILSLIHLLMLLVMAFIATDIFIYWRGWDDIICKFLVYLHRILRGLSLCTTTLLSVLQAIILSPRSSCLAKFKHKSPHHISCAILLPSVLYMLISSRLLLSIIATPNLTMNDFIYVTQSCSSLPLSHLMQSMFTTLLVIREVFLISLMVISTWYMVALLCRHRKQAQHLEGTSLSPKASPEQRATQTVLMLMSFFVLMSIFDSIVSCSRTMFLNEPTSYSIQLFVIHIYATVSPFVFMSSEKHIVNYLRSMCDKCLSLR